One genomic region from Athalia rosae chromosome 3, iyAthRosa1.1, whole genome shotgun sequence encodes:
- the LOC105685545 gene encoding nuclear receptor coactivator 2-like isoform X1 has protein sequence MSIVAAENAGPGPCDLQDPLWVKMSAVTGNITKKRKKSDAKPQSQINKCLNEKRRRTQENLYIDELAELISATDMSSGKTDKCQILQRTVDQIRHIRQQEGSNSHAVQQGEVSSSNPNILSNDQVGPILLEALDGFLFVVNTEGRVEYVTDNISQYISYTKDDVFGKDIYNIIHHGDHNTFMPSLLPMSIGLSSEPQQQTRNRTFNCRFLVKPPDDKEETMEEKQQRVSKYETMQICSALLPNNTDRLESGDVSSESSEGPCMMCVARRIPYSEKPITSIKQFTVKLDTNGRIEWVDASGLSSSYSKYISKDLIGTKIQDLCHPHDLNKLTVHLEDTLRAGEGTSTIYQLRVKADKFLHVQTKSKLFKANVMNGHETDFMMSTHSIIGDNELTPIEGGQLSNSKTCSGHSSNRCTNNSNNNNGNNNNNVGGPLMTGAHLNGQSSGNGRGLAATRAPTSSNLNVFSATDSCNPLTSLSTTSNSFNQFSGNMDLEFELFPSSTWDLDSGSGWGDRPESRASGRTNSRPPSQPAPASPSPQGSFSVNSATATSHCSPLRAFSPTSAHTNRSFSNPFPFSPLQETQPSVATAPSTVNSNGGSACKRLEETKGCSLTAPTHVEANPNQYPTVPAPETQNCVVSTESGRLRNLLTKGASASDENQENTNTSSDNQNKHRILKKLLNQPDDEDLHLDDHEKVRASPNSMPKPSNDHSKTSGGNNMLLQLLNDKNDDDDLVTRAGIKKKHELLQQLLKDQDEERKIQDPQNRDEDPLLRSLGFRNDTPPPSQSSEHGGQSQVGQKRPGEDGNENLAVKRTMEGSHHVSSSGSNASSQPPTSKLWERNKMLASLLAKQPSQHTTIPPIPNSILTATPQDKLPRVTPIPPKSRSNVQTAVSNSATTTTTASARPPMQNQPRPLPRNQTNLYSNEPLTQPQRPPMTSLHPEFGVSGGEYRRPSGGGSLQIDHNNWETQSSDPLLSDILDEFIEFVPDETMTDSTAIINLLDVIEPPQNNALNEKMAAISAIQKSLMLCETAVNPTSSTITMPGTPPAYSTALGNTPVTSGHSYQPPPMYQQQQRARFHLQQNAGRQPTAQFSQQQQLQLQQRTKLIQQQQQQQQQQQQQLKQRLLQQQQQQQLLIPSNATATDQISTDIHNIDSLLNNTVAPNVSLQRSSVPDSQVSPGYGGLSVQLPPTHRLGHSYSHPSTLPQHSVVNSNFNNGQQVTASARLSPHSPAGILPFSHPQALSPRISQGNYGNAPRMFVNQVRPQQQQTAPQQQQQQQQQQQQQQQQQQQQQQQQQQQQQQQRSMPSPGTPASARQSPYPADTFPPPPASPTASQFPPVPNTGAANPSGQYRLQRTASTPSATTQLPGGITSPRHYGGMNKEQPLLSPSHPHSGCPSQPSHNQHNVTNTQHLSNQQHSSMIFHPNSTLNSADVQNNPFCYDRAPVSLYSTGPGDTSNTRPLPPSNPNSHQMGGNAGSSSTMTSQFVRQELRAIVGARTQQQQQQRIPNNIQNNLSGQVSQEELDALGLTYEMSSAGEAVVSDGPAKSWAIGSAGSAPSSSRTTMEEAVRGDPKSSLLQKLLSE, from the exons GCCTGGCCCATGTGATCTACAGGACCCATTGTGGGTCAAAATGAGTGCAGTCACTGGCAACATTaccaagaaacgaaaaaaatcagatgcaAAGCCGCAGTCTCAGAT TAACAAGTGCCTTAATGAGAAGAGACGCAGGACCCAGGAGAACCTCTACATCGACGAGCTTGCCGAGCTGATCTCCGCCACGGACATGAGCTCTGGCAAGACCGATAAATGTCAAATTCTCCAGAGAACCGTCGATCAG ATTCGGCACATAAGACAACAAGAAGGCTCTAATAGTCATGCTGTACAACAAGGGGAAGTTTCCTCATCAAATCCTAACATATTATCTAATGACCAAGTTGGCCCCATTTTACTTgag gcGTTAGATGGATTTCTATTCGTTGTGAATACTGAAGGAAGAGTCGAGTACGTAACGGATAATATATCCCAATATATTTCTTATACTAAGGACGATGTGTTTGGAAAAGATATCTATAACATTATTCACCACGGGGATCATAATACTTTTATGCCAAGCCTGCTTCCGATGTCAATAG GGTTGTCAAGCGAGCCTCAGCAACAAACTAGAAATCGTACTTTTAACTGCCGCTTTTTGGTGAAGCCTCCAGATGATAAGGAAGAGACTATGgaagagaagcaacaacgtgTATCAAAGTACGAAACTATGCAAATTTGTTCAGCTCTCCTTCCAAACAATACCGATCGCTTAGAGAGCGGAGACGTATCCTCAGAATCCTCAGAAGGACCCTGCATGATGTGCGTCGCACGGAGAATACCATATAGTGAAAAACCAATCACGTCCATTAAACAATTCACGGTCAAACTCGACACTAACGGCAGGATCGAATGGGTCGATGCAAGTGGATTGTCGTCCTCATACTCCAAGTACATAAGCAAG GACCTAATCGGCACGAAAATACAAGATTTGTGTCATCCCCACGATCTCAATAAGCTTACTGTCCATTTGGAAGATACGCTGCGTGCCGGTGAAGGCACGAGTACAATTTATCAATTGCGTGTAAAAGCGGACAAGTTCCTTCATGTTCAAACAAAGTCAAAACTTTTTAAAGCAAATGTGATGAATGGCCACGAAACTGACTTTATGATGTCGACGCACTCTATCATTGG GGACAATGAGTTAACGCCTATCGAGGGTGGTCAGCTTTCCAACAGCAAAACGTGCTCAGGACACTCTAGTAACCGTTGTAcgaataatagtaataataataatggtaacaataacaataacgtcgGTGGTCCATTGATGACCGGGGCTCATCTTAACGGTCAATCGAGTGGCAATGGCCGGGGGCTGGCAGCGACGCGTGCACCAACGTCTTCAAACTTGAATGTATTTAGTGCAACCGATTCGTGCAACCCCTTAACTTCGCTAAGTACAACGAGTAATTCGTTCAACCAATTTTCGGGGAACATGGACTTGGAATTCGAGCTGTTCCCGAGTTCCACATGGGACTTGGACAGCGGAAGTGGTTGGGGAGACCGACCCGAGTCGAGAGCGAGTGGGCGAACAAATTCACGACCTCCCTCGCAGCCAGCCCCGGCATCTCCGAGCCCCCAAGGATCTTTCTCCGTTAATTCTGCTACTGCAACATCTCACTGCAGTCCTCTGCGCGCATTCAGCCCAACGTCAGCGCACACCAATAGATCCTTCAGTAATCCCTTCCCGTTCAGTCCGCTTCAGGAAACTCAACCGTCTGTCGCCACGGCACCTTCGACAGTCAATAGCAATGGAGGTTCGGCTTGTAAGAGATTGGAGGAAACCAAGGGGTGTTCGCTTACTGCGCCTACCCACGTTGAGGCTAATCCGAATCAGTATCCCACGGTGCCAGCACCAGAAACACAGAACTGTGTGGTTTCCACCGAGTCTGGCAGGCTCAGGAACCTTTTGACTAAGGGGGCCAGTGCCAGCGACGAAAATCAAGAAAATACCAATACCAGTTCTGATAACCAGAATAAACATAGGATACTGAAGAAGTTGCTGAACCAACCGGATGACGAGGATCTTCATCTTGATGATCATGAAAAAGTCCGAGCTAGCCCCAATAGTATGCCCAAACCAAGCAACGATCATTCCAAGACGTCCGGTGGGAATAATATGCTATTGCAG TTGTtgaatgacaaaaatgacgacgacgacttggTAACCAGAGCGGGTATAAAAAAGAAGCACGAACTTCTCCAGCAGCTCCTAAAAGACCaggacgaagaaagaaaaattcaggaTCCTCAG AATCGAGATGAGGATCCTCTTTTGAGAAGTCTTGGGTTTAGAAATGATACTCCGCCTCCGTCGCAATCAAGCGAACACGGAGGTCAGTCTCAAGTGGGTCAGAAAAGACCAGGTGaagatggaaatgaaaatttggctGTTAAACGTACGATGGAAGGATCGCATCACGTCTCTTCTTCGGGAAGTAATGCATCCTCTCAACCTCCGACGAGCAAATTATGGGAACGGAATAAAATGCTCGCTTCGTTACTAGCCAAACAACCGTCCCAACACACCACTATACCTCCGATACCCAATTCGATTTTAACCGCGACTCCGCAG GATAAACTACCACGGGTCACTCCGATACCACCGAAATCTAGGTCTAATGTACAGACGGCTGTTAGTAATTCcgcgacaacgacaacgacagcTTCCGCTCGTCCTCCGATGCAGAATCAACCTAGACCACTACCTCGAAACCAAACTAACTTATACAGCAATGAACCATTGACTCAG CCTCAGAGACCACCAATGACTTCGTTGCACCCGGAATTCGGAGTAAGTGGGGGAGAATATCGTCGACCTAGTGGAGGTGGTAGTCTTCAGATTGATCATAACAATTGGGAAACTCAGTCATCTGATCCGTTACTCTCCGACATACTCGACGAGTTCATAGAGTTCGTACCGGATGAAACAATGACAG ATTCAACAGCGATCATAAATCTTTTAGACGTCATCGAACCACCTCAAAATAATGctctgaacgaaaaaatggcaGCGATCAGTGCCATCCAGAAGTCGTTGATGCTCTGCGAAACTGCGGTCAATCCTACGTCTTCCACGATTACAATGCCCGGGACTCCGCCTGCCTATTCTACGGCG TTGGGAAATACTCCTGTAACATCTGGCCACAGTTACCAGCCACCTCCGATGTACCAACAGCAACAAAGAGCAAGATTCCATCTCCAGCAGAATGCTGGCAGACAGCCAACAGCTCAGTTCAGTCAGCAGCAACAGCTACAGTTGCAGCAAAGAACTAAGTTGAtccagcaacaacaacagcagcagcaacaacaacaacaacagctcAAACAACGGCTGCttcaacaacagcaacaacagcaactcCTTATCCCCTCTAACGCAACCGCTACCGACCAAATATCAACAGATATTCATAATATTGATAGTTTGTTGAACAACACAGTGGCGCCCAACGTTTCGTTGCAG CGATCGAGCGTCCCTGACTCTCAGGTATCCCCGGGATATGGAGGATTATCCGTCCAGTTGCCTCCGACCCATCGTCTTGGTCATTCGTACTCTCACCCTTCAACGTTACCCCAACA TTCTGTTGTAAACAGTAACTTTAACAACGGGCAACAAGTTACCGCATCGGCAAGACTTTCTCCACATTCACCTGCTGGTATTTTGCCATTTTCACATCCGCAGGCGCTCTCGCCAAGGATATCACAG GGAAATTACGGTAATGCGCCGAGGATGTTTGTCAATCAAGTGAGACCTCAGCAGCAGCAAACAGCGccgcagcaacagcaacagcaacaacaacaacaacagcaacaacaacagcaacagcagcaacaacagcagcagcaacaacaacagcaacaacaacaacgttCTATGCCATCGCCTGGAACGCCTGCGTCTGCGAGGCAGTCTCCTTACCCTGCAGATACGTTTCCACCACCACCTGCATCACCTACGGCAAGCCAATTTCCACCAGTTCCAAATACAGGGGCAGCAAATCCTTCGGGACAATACAGACTTCAGCGAACTGCCTCTACACCTTCAGCAACAACCCAATTGCCag GTGGGATAACCTCGCCGAGGCATTATGGAGGAATGAATAAGGAACAGCCTCTACTATCGCCCAGCCACCCTCATTCCGGCTGCCCCTCTCAGCCATCCCACAACCAACATAATGTCACCAACACCCAACATCTATCGAACCAACAACACTCTTCTATGATTTTTCACCCAAACAGCACACTCAACTCCGCTGACGTACAGAATAACCCATTCTGTTACGATCGAGCGCCTGTTTCACTCTATTCGACGGGGCCTGGGGATACGTCGAACACCAGGCCTCTGCCTCCCAGCAATCCCAACAGTCACCAAATGGGTG GTAATGCTGGAAGCAGCAGTACCATGACGTCCCAATTTGTACGACAGGAGTTGAGAGCTATCGTTGGTGCTCGAacacagcaacaacaacagcagagGATACCTAACAACATACAAAACAATCTATCTGGTCAAGTTTCTCAGGAAGAGCTCGATGCCCTTGGTCTAACATACGAGATGTCCTCCGCAG GTGAGGCTGTGGTTAGCGATGGCCCCGCCAAAAGCTGGGCCATTGGCAGTGCTGGAAGTGCACCCTCTTCCTCCAGG ACTACTATGGAGGAAGCGGTACGAGGTGATCCAAAGTCATCCCTTCTTCAAAAACTATTATCCGAGTGA
- the LOC105685545 gene encoding nuclear receptor coactivator 3-like isoform X7, producing MSIVAAENAGPGPCDLQDPLWVKMSAVTGNITKKRKKSDAKPQSQINKCLNEKRRRTQENLYIDELAELISATDMSSGKTDKCQILQRTVDQIRHIRQQEGSNSHAVQQGEVSSSNPNILSNDQVGPILLEALDGFLFVVNTEGRVEYVTDNISQYISYTKDDVFGKDIYNIIHHGDHNTFMPSLLPMSIGLSSEPQQQTRNRTFNCRFLVKPPDDKEETMEEKQQRVSKYETMQICSALLPNNTDRLESGDVSSESSEGPCMMCVARRIPYSEKPITSIKQFTVKLDTNGRIEWVDASGLSSSYSKYISKDLIGTKIQDLCHPHDLNKLTVHLEDTLRAGEGTSTIYQLRVKADKFLHVQTKSKLFKANVMNGHETDFMMSTHSIIGPLQETQPSVATAPSTVNSNGGSACKRLEETKGCSLTAPTHVEANPNQYPTVPAPETQNCVVSTESGRLRNLLTKGASASDENQENTNTSSDNQNKHRILKKLLNQPDDEDLHLDDHEKVRASPNSMPKPSNDHSKTSGGNNMLLQLLNDKNDDDDLVTRAGIKKKHELLQQLLKDQDEERKIQDPQNRDEDPLLRSLGFRNDTPPPSQSSEHGGQSQVGQKRPGEDGNENLAVKRTMEGSHHVSSSGSNASSQPPTSKLWERNKMLASLLAKQPSQHTTIPPIPNSILTATPQDKLPRVTPIPPKSRSNVQTAVSNSATTTTTASARPPMQNQPRPLPRNQTNLYSNEPLTQPQRPPMTSLHPEFGVSGGEYRRPSGGGSLQIDHNNWETQSSDPLLSDILDEFIEFVPDETMTDSTAIINLLDVIEPPQNNALNEKMAAISAIQKSLMLCETAVNPTSSTITMPGTPPAYSTALGNTPVTSGHSYQPPPMYQQQQRARFHLQQNAGRQPTAQFSQQQQLQLQQRTKLIQQQQQQQQQQQQQLKQRLLQQQQQQQLLIPSNATATDQISTDIHNIDSLLNNTVAPNVSLQRSSVPDSQVSPGYGGLSVQLPPTHRLGHSYSHPSTLPQHSVVNSNFNNGQQVTASARLSPHSPAGILPFSHPQALSPRISQGNYGNAPRMFVNQVRPQQQQTAPQQQQQQQQQQQQQQQQQQQQQQQQQQQQQQQRSMPSPGTPASARQSPYPADTFPPPPASPTASQFPPVPNTGAANPSGQYRLQRTASTPSATTQLPGGITSPRHYGGMNKEQPLLSPSHPHSGCPSQPSHNQHNVTNTQHLSNQQHSSMIFHPNSTLNSADVQNNPFCYDRAPVSLYSTGPGDTSNTRPLPPSNPNSHQMGGNAGSSSTMTSQFVRQELRAIVGARTQQQQQQRIPNNIQNNLSGQVSQEELDALGLTYEMSSAGEAVVSDGPAKSWAIGSAGSAPSSSRTTMEEAVRGDPKSSLLQKLLSE from the exons GCCTGGCCCATGTGATCTACAGGACCCATTGTGGGTCAAAATGAGTGCAGTCACTGGCAACATTaccaagaaacgaaaaaaatcagatgcaAAGCCGCAGTCTCAGAT TAACAAGTGCCTTAATGAGAAGAGACGCAGGACCCAGGAGAACCTCTACATCGACGAGCTTGCCGAGCTGATCTCCGCCACGGACATGAGCTCTGGCAAGACCGATAAATGTCAAATTCTCCAGAGAACCGTCGATCAG ATTCGGCACATAAGACAACAAGAAGGCTCTAATAGTCATGCTGTACAACAAGGGGAAGTTTCCTCATCAAATCCTAACATATTATCTAATGACCAAGTTGGCCCCATTTTACTTgag gcGTTAGATGGATTTCTATTCGTTGTGAATACTGAAGGAAGAGTCGAGTACGTAACGGATAATATATCCCAATATATTTCTTATACTAAGGACGATGTGTTTGGAAAAGATATCTATAACATTATTCACCACGGGGATCATAATACTTTTATGCCAAGCCTGCTTCCGATGTCAATAG GGTTGTCAAGCGAGCCTCAGCAACAAACTAGAAATCGTACTTTTAACTGCCGCTTTTTGGTGAAGCCTCCAGATGATAAGGAAGAGACTATGgaagagaagcaacaacgtgTATCAAAGTACGAAACTATGCAAATTTGTTCAGCTCTCCTTCCAAACAATACCGATCGCTTAGAGAGCGGAGACGTATCCTCAGAATCCTCAGAAGGACCCTGCATGATGTGCGTCGCACGGAGAATACCATATAGTGAAAAACCAATCACGTCCATTAAACAATTCACGGTCAAACTCGACACTAACGGCAGGATCGAATGGGTCGATGCAAGTGGATTGTCGTCCTCATACTCCAAGTACATAAGCAAG GACCTAATCGGCACGAAAATACAAGATTTGTGTCATCCCCACGATCTCAATAAGCTTACTGTCCATTTGGAAGATACGCTGCGTGCCGGTGAAGGCACGAGTACAATTTATCAATTGCGTGTAAAAGCGGACAAGTTCCTTCATGTTCAAACAAAGTCAAAACTTTTTAAAGCAAATGTGATGAATGGCCACGAAACTGACTTTATGATGTCGACGCACTCTATCATTGG TCCGCTTCAGGAAACTCAACCGTCTGTCGCCACGGCACCTTCGACAGTCAATAGCAATGGAGGTTCGGCTTGTAAGAGATTGGAGGAAACCAAGGGGTGTTCGCTTACTGCGCCTACCCACGTTGAGGCTAATCCGAATCAGTATCCCACGGTGCCAGCACCAGAAACACAGAACTGTGTGGTTTCCACCGAGTCTGGCAGGCTCAGGAACCTTTTGACTAAGGGGGCCAGTGCCAGCGACGAAAATCAAGAAAATACCAATACCAGTTCTGATAACCAGAATAAACATAGGATACTGAAGAAGTTGCTGAACCAACCGGATGACGAGGATCTTCATCTTGATGATCATGAAAAAGTCCGAGCTAGCCCCAATAGTATGCCCAAACCAAGCAACGATCATTCCAAGACGTCCGGTGGGAATAATATGCTATTGCAG TTGTtgaatgacaaaaatgacgacgacgacttggTAACCAGAGCGGGTATAAAAAAGAAGCACGAACTTCTCCAGCAGCTCCTAAAAGACCaggacgaagaaagaaaaattcaggaTCCTCAG AATCGAGATGAGGATCCTCTTTTGAGAAGTCTTGGGTTTAGAAATGATACTCCGCCTCCGTCGCAATCAAGCGAACACGGAGGTCAGTCTCAAGTGGGTCAGAAAAGACCAGGTGaagatggaaatgaaaatttggctGTTAAACGTACGATGGAAGGATCGCATCACGTCTCTTCTTCGGGAAGTAATGCATCCTCTCAACCTCCGACGAGCAAATTATGGGAACGGAATAAAATGCTCGCTTCGTTACTAGCCAAACAACCGTCCCAACACACCACTATACCTCCGATACCCAATTCGATTTTAACCGCGACTCCGCAG GATAAACTACCACGGGTCACTCCGATACCACCGAAATCTAGGTCTAATGTACAGACGGCTGTTAGTAATTCcgcgacaacgacaacgacagcTTCCGCTCGTCCTCCGATGCAGAATCAACCTAGACCACTACCTCGAAACCAAACTAACTTATACAGCAATGAACCATTGACTCAG CCTCAGAGACCACCAATGACTTCGTTGCACCCGGAATTCGGAGTAAGTGGGGGAGAATATCGTCGACCTAGTGGAGGTGGTAGTCTTCAGATTGATCATAACAATTGGGAAACTCAGTCATCTGATCCGTTACTCTCCGACATACTCGACGAGTTCATAGAGTTCGTACCGGATGAAACAATGACAG ATTCAACAGCGATCATAAATCTTTTAGACGTCATCGAACCACCTCAAAATAATGctctgaacgaaaaaatggcaGCGATCAGTGCCATCCAGAAGTCGTTGATGCTCTGCGAAACTGCGGTCAATCCTACGTCTTCCACGATTACAATGCCCGGGACTCCGCCTGCCTATTCTACGGCG TTGGGAAATACTCCTGTAACATCTGGCCACAGTTACCAGCCACCTCCGATGTACCAACAGCAACAAAGAGCAAGATTCCATCTCCAGCAGAATGCTGGCAGACAGCCAACAGCTCAGTTCAGTCAGCAGCAACAGCTACAGTTGCAGCAAAGAACTAAGTTGAtccagcaacaacaacagcagcagcaacaacaacaacaacagctcAAACAACGGCTGCttcaacaacagcaacaacagcaactcCTTATCCCCTCTAACGCAACCGCTACCGACCAAATATCAACAGATATTCATAATATTGATAGTTTGTTGAACAACACAGTGGCGCCCAACGTTTCGTTGCAG CGATCGAGCGTCCCTGACTCTCAGGTATCCCCGGGATATGGAGGATTATCCGTCCAGTTGCCTCCGACCCATCGTCTTGGTCATTCGTACTCTCACCCTTCAACGTTACCCCAACA TTCTGTTGTAAACAGTAACTTTAACAACGGGCAACAAGTTACCGCATCGGCAAGACTTTCTCCACATTCACCTGCTGGTATTTTGCCATTTTCACATCCGCAGGCGCTCTCGCCAAGGATATCACAG GGAAATTACGGTAATGCGCCGAGGATGTTTGTCAATCAAGTGAGACCTCAGCAGCAGCAAACAGCGccgcagcaacagcaacagcaacaacaacaacaacagcaacaacaacagcaacagcagcaacaacagcagcagcaacaacaacagcaacaacaacaacgttCTATGCCATCGCCTGGAACGCCTGCGTCTGCGAGGCAGTCTCCTTACCCTGCAGATACGTTTCCACCACCACCTGCATCACCTACGGCAAGCCAATTTCCACCAGTTCCAAATACAGGGGCAGCAAATCCTTCGGGACAATACAGACTTCAGCGAACTGCCTCTACACCTTCAGCAACAACCCAATTGCCag GTGGGATAACCTCGCCGAGGCATTATGGAGGAATGAATAAGGAACAGCCTCTACTATCGCCCAGCCACCCTCATTCCGGCTGCCCCTCTCAGCCATCCCACAACCAACATAATGTCACCAACACCCAACATCTATCGAACCAACAACACTCTTCTATGATTTTTCACCCAAACAGCACACTCAACTCCGCTGACGTACAGAATAACCCATTCTGTTACGATCGAGCGCCTGTTTCACTCTATTCGACGGGGCCTGGGGATACGTCGAACACCAGGCCTCTGCCTCCCAGCAATCCCAACAGTCACCAAATGGGTG GTAATGCTGGAAGCAGCAGTACCATGACGTCCCAATTTGTACGACAGGAGTTGAGAGCTATCGTTGGTGCTCGAacacagcaacaacaacagcagagGATACCTAACAACATACAAAACAATCTATCTGGTCAAGTTTCTCAGGAAGAGCTCGATGCCCTTGGTCTAACATACGAGATGTCCTCCGCAG GTGAGGCTGTGGTTAGCGATGGCCCCGCCAAAAGCTGGGCCATTGGCAGTGCTGGAAGTGCACCCTCTTCCTCCAGG ACTACTATGGAGGAAGCGGTACGAGGTGATCCAAAGTCATCCCTTCTTCAAAAACTATTATCCGAGTGA